CTACTTTTCGTTGGGCTAGCTCACCCATATCTTGGGTCCACGAGCGACTCACAATTACCAACTTGTCGGCATGTTTCATTACCTCTGCTTCTTGCCTGTGGTGCAGGTCTTCTGCACGTTTGCCCAATTTGAATTTGTGAAAATAATCTACTTGTGTCCAAGGGTCTTGAAAATCCGCAATCCAGGGAATACCAAAATGTTTTTTCAAGGCCAATGCAATTAAGTGTGTAGAATGTGGTGGTCCATGCGAAATAATCGCATCAATTTTATTTTCTATTATATATTTTTTTAAATATTTAATAGATGGTTTTATCCAAAATTTACGGGCATCAGGCACAAAGAAATTACCTCTTACCCAAATTCCGAGTTGCTTTGTCCATGGCTCTTTGCCATCGCTCACTGCAAAAACATCTTTCACTACTTCTTTGCGTTTGTTGCCAGTAATCATATTAAAAAACGCATAGGGCTCAAATATATTTTTCTTGATAATTGTTATATCTTTTGGCAGCTTATGGTCCGCTTTCTCATCAAATAATGGATACGCTGCATTCTCTGGAGCATAGATAACAGGTTCCCAATTGCATTGCTTAAAGTATTTGGCAAACTTCAAACTCCGCAGTGGGCCTATGCCTCCACAAGGTTCCCAATAATAAGTAATATATAATACTTTCTTCACTTGTTAAAAAATAATTTGCGGTACCAATGATATAATTTTGTTTCATTCATTTTACTCAATAGCCAAACTTTGGTCCATAAGAATGGATGGCGTATCATTCTCAATATATATATATAAGTAGGAAAATAAAATTTAGCTATTTGATTATTTTCTATCATATTTCTAAAACGCTGCTTATGGCTCATGCCAACGGTTTCATAAGATGCCACAGTTTGTGGAATATATAATGAATGGTCACAACTTTTAAAATAGTTGACAAACCATTCTTGGTCGGCGAGAATTTTATATTCCAATCTATATAATCCCAATTTGTTAAATAATTCTTTTTTGATAAATGCTGCTTGGTGACAAAGTGCGATCGAGAAATAATAATCTGTAAAACTTACTTTTCTACCCTGCACAAAATCCACACCGCTGGGATGGTTCTTAAAAAACACATCTCCATAAATCATATCATATTTCTCTTGTTGGATATAACTGTCAATATCCGAAAGTATATTTTCGTTGAACAAACAATCGCCAGCATTTAAAAAATAGACAAACTCACCTTCGGCTCTTTCAATACCTTTATTCATTGCATCATAAATTCCTTGGTCTTTTTCAGAAATAAATTTTACATGGGGAAATTTCTTCACCACATCCATTGTCGCATCTTTGGAACCCCCATCAATTACCCAATGCTCAAATCCTTTGAAAGATTGGTCAGCAGCACTCTGCAGTGTTTCGACCAGTATCTTTTCAGCATTGTAGGTTACGGTGATAAGCGTGATGGATGGGTTCATATATGAGCGTACAAAAATCTATGAAAAAAGGTAGAATTTATCCAAATCAAGAGATAGAAAAAAACTTATAGTATAACTAATTCATTTTCTATCTCTTATATTTGATTCCGAATGCTTTCGTTCCGAAAGCATTTGATCTTTTTTAAATAATTATCCTCATTCGTTGCGGTGAACGTGTTTCGGCGAAAATAAAATTTCTTTTTAGGTGATTATCATAGAAATTTGCCGAACTGATGGATAAAACAAATATTGCAATAATTGGCAGCGGAAGCTACAGTACTGGCATCGTGAAAATACTGTCGGATAACAAGCAGGCGGGCATTGGCGATATTGGCAACCTGCATTGGTACGTCCGCAGGCCGCAGGTATTGGAGCATATCAGCAAGTTTAAACACAACCCCAATTATCTAAGTTCGGTCGAGCTACACACTGACAGCCTGATACTTGATAGCGACTTAAAAGCCTGCATCGCACCATCCGATTGGGTGCTTATTGGCGTTCCTTCGGCTTTTGTAAACACCGCTTTACAGAATTTAAAGCCTGCCGACTTTGTTGGAAAAAAAATAATTACCGTGGTGAAAGGCTTGGTTCCCGAAACAAATGAAATTATTGCCGATTATTTATTTACGAAGTTTCTGGTTCCTTACGAAAATATATGTATGATAACTGGGCCAAGTCATGCCGAGGAGATTGCTTTGGAGAAACTCACGTACCTCACTTTTGCTTCTTCGCCCATCGATTTGGCAAAGACCATGAGCCAAACATTTTCCAATCATTATATAAATACAACCATTACTAACGACTTAAAAGGTGCGGAATATGCAGCAGTGCTAAAAAATGTTTTTGCATTGGCTGCGGGTATATATCATGGCTTGGGATATGGTGATAATTTCCATGCGTTTTTTATTACCAATGCCTTAAAAGAAATGAAAAAATTTGTATCAAAAGTTTCGCCTATCGAGCGTGATATAGAAGATGCGGCATATCTGGGAGATTTATTGGCCACGGGTTATAGCAGTTTTAGTCGTAATAGAATGTTTGGAAACTTGATTGGAAAAGGATATACAGTTACTGCGGCAAAGGCTGAAATGAATATGATAGCCGAAGGATATTATGCCACAGGTTGTATGTTCGAAATAAACAAAATACATCAGGTAGATTTACCTATTTTGGATGCCGTTTATGAGGTATTATATATGCACGGTGATACAGCAGACGTAATGAAAAAACTTACCGAACGCCTATACTGATGCAAGTCGAACTCAAGCAGAAATATTCAGGACATAAGCAAAATATATATGCTTTGGAAACGCGTGGCCAACACTTTTATACAGGTGGTGGCGATGGCTATGTGGTAGCATGGGATATGGAAAAAGGCGATATGGGTGAAGTGATTGCACAAACCAATGCACCTATATATTGCATCACGATATTTGCTGAAAAGGAATTGATGTTTATTGGCACTGCCCATGGCAATATGCATGTAATTGACCTTAAAGAAAACAAAGAAATTAATTTCATTGTGCTCGAGAATAAAGGTATTTTCAGTATCAAAATTGTGGGTGAGAAATTATATATAACAGGCGGTGATGGTATATTATATATATTGGCATTAGCCGATTATCATATTATACAAAAAATTCAGGTATCGAGTAAAAGTTTGAGAGGTATAGATATTTGGAATGAGCTACTGGCATTGGGCACTGGTGAAGGACAGGTTAGAATTTTGGATATGAATACCGGAAAAATGGTAAGTGAATTCACTGAACAAATTCAAACAGTTTTTGCGGTGAAGTTTTCGTCTGATGGTAATTATATATATAGTGGTGGTCGCGATGCACTGTTGGTTAGTTATGATAGGATGGAACAGAAACTCATTTCAAAAATCCCTGCACATACTTTACATATACATTCCATAGAATTATCTCCCGATGAAAAACTTTTAGCTACTTCCTCTATGGACAAAAGTATTAAAATATGGGATAGAAATAGTATGGAGCTATTGAAAGTAATTGATGCCCCTAAATATGGATTACACCTGTCGTCGGTGAATAAAATAATATGGGTCAATCAACAACAAATTTTGAGTGTGAGCGATGATAAAACTGCAGCATTATGGCAAATAGAAAATTAGTTTTTATATTTTTGATGTTCTTTTTGTCAGCCAAACTATATGGTCAGGATACAAGGAAGATGGCTATGGTGAATGATAAACTACAAAAAGAAAAGCTCGCTAAAGTCAAATACGCATCTGCCAAAAAAAATAAAAATCCTGTAC
The DNA window shown above is from Bacteroidota bacterium and carries:
- a CDS encoding glycosyltransferase, with the translated sequence MKKVLYITYYWEPCGGIGPLRSLKFAKYFKQCNWEPVIYAPENAAYPLFDEKADHKLPKDITIIKKNIFEPYAFFNMITGNKRKEVVKDVFAVSDGKEPWTKQLGIWVRGNFFVPDARKFWIKPSIKYLKKYIIENKIDAIISHGPPHSTHLIALALKKHFGIPWIADFQDPWTQVDYFHKFKLGKRAEDLHHRQEAEVMKHADKLVIVSRSWTQDMGELAQRKVEYIPWGFDPQDFSDLKPYHKSDKFILSHFGTFGSDRNPTELWEAMGKFAAENPEFAKKLEIQLAGSIDISIVNAIEKNGLKNNLNNLGFLNRKDALQRMGNSDILLLTLNRADNVNGRIPAKIFEYLACKRPVLVIGPHTADVPNIVAECKAGLTAEFNNVDEAYAAIKYMFDDYINDSHQFKFENIEQYHADKITQQMADLLDEIAG
- a CDS encoding glycosyltransferase family 2 protein, producing the protein MNPSITLITVTYNAEKILVETLQSAADQSFKGFEHWVIDGGSKDATMDVVKKFPHVKFISEKDQGIYDAMNKGIERAEGEFVYFLNAGDCLFNENILSDIDSYIQQEKYDMIYGDVFFKNHPSGVDFVQGRKVSFTDYYFSIALCHQAAFIKKELFNKLGLYRLEYKILADQEWFVNYFKSCDHSLYIPQTVASYETVGMSHKQRFRNMIENNQIAKFYFPTYIYILRMIRHPFLWTKVWLLSKMNETKLYHWYRKLFFNK
- a CDS encoding NAD(P)H-dependent glycerol-3-phosphate dehydrogenase, which gives rise to MDKTNIAIIGSGSYSTGIVKILSDNKQAGIGDIGNLHWYVRRPQVLEHISKFKHNPNYLSSVELHTDSLILDSDLKACIAPSDWVLIGVPSAFVNTALQNLKPADFVGKKIITVVKGLVPETNEIIADYLFTKFLVPYENICMITGPSHAEEIALEKLTYLTFASSPIDLAKTMSQTFSNHYINTTITNDLKGAEYAAVLKNVFALAAGIYHGLGYGDNFHAFFITNALKEMKKFVSKVSPIERDIEDAAYLGDLLATGYSSFSRNRMFGNLIGKGYTVTAAKAEMNMIAEGYYATGCMFEINKIHQVDLPILDAVYEVLYMHGDTADVMKKLTERLY
- a CDS encoding cytochrome D1 domain-containing protein; translation: MQVELKQKYSGHKQNIYALETRGQHFYTGGGDGYVVAWDMEKGDMGEVIAQTNAPIYCITIFAEKELMFIGTAHGNMHVIDLKENKEINFIVLENKGIFSIKIVGEKLYITGGDGILYILALADYHIIQKIQVSSKSLRGIDIWNELLALGTGEGQVRILDMNTGKMVSEFTEQIQTVFAVKFSSDGNYIYSGGRDALLVSYDRMEQKLISKIPAHTLHIHSIELSPDEKLLATSSMDKSIKIWDRNSMELLKVIDAPKYGLHLSSVNKIIWVNQQQILSVSDDKTAALWQIEN